From Mya arenaria isolate MELC-2E11 chromosome 12, ASM2691426v1, the proteins below share one genomic window:
- the LOC128210352 gene encoding uncharacterized protein LOC128210352: MALKLLFRALSLCCVSLLITNAEGLVTFSANHGPKLDLLEGNTEGRRYEGYCWAVALGEQPLPVGHWLEFNITERECCWLANMNVGISYTSPDDIPLGDLVLCEDNVSMALNYTEVFVFERFYSEENVYRFRVDHHGNAFLTPNVTEDGLVFSGVDVSRPFWPIFNVFGDTKAIRLLNVTADEYEDAVF, from the exons ATGGCGTTGAAATTACTTTTCAGGGCATTATCATTATGTTGTGTCAgtttattaataacaaatgctGAAG GTCTGGTGACGTTCAGTGCAAACCACGGCCCAAAGCTCGACCTGCTGGAGGGGAATACGGAGGGTCGGCGGTACGAAGGCTACTGCTGGGCGGTGGCCCTCGGGGAACAGCCGCTTCCGGTCGGCCACTGGCTCGAGTTCAACATCACGGAACGCGAGTGTTGCTGGCTAGCGAACATGAATGTCGGCATCTCTTATACGTCACCAGATGATATTCCCCTTGGGGACTTAGTTCTCTGTGAGGATAACGTCAGTATGGCGCTTAACTATACGGAAGTGTTTGTGTTTGAGAGGTTTTATTCGGAGGAGAATGTTTACCGTTTTCGCGTTGATCACCATGGCAACGCCTTTCTGACCCCGAACGTTACAGAGGATGGATTGGTGTTCAGCGGCGTTGACGTTAGCAGACCGTTCTGGCCTATATTTAATGTGTTCGGTGATACAAAAGCTATACGACTGTTGAATGTGACGGCTGACGAGTACGAGGATGCCGTTTTCTGA